The following coding sequences lie in one Arachis ipaensis cultivar K30076 chromosome B03, Araip1.1, whole genome shotgun sequence genomic window:
- the LOC107631945 gene encoding calcium-dependent protein kinase 26 isoform X1 has translation MGNTCRGSLRGKYFQGFSQPEDPSRRSNPSDPSDSEHLPKQNPNSADNNNNSNNNNNININNNKRNLPFKKDTIMRRGPDNQAYYVLGHKTHNIRDLYTLGRKLGQGQFGTTYLCTENSTNIEYACKSISKRKLISKEDVEDVRREIQIMHHLAGHKNIVTIKGAYEDPLYVHIVMELCSGGELFDRIIQRGHYTERKAAELTKIIVGVVETCHSLGVMHRDLKPENFLLVNKDDDFSLKAIDFGLSVFFKPGQVFTDVVGSPYYVAPEVLLKHYGPEADVWTAGVILYILLSGVPPFWAETQQGIFDAVLKGHIDFDSDPWPLISDSAKDLIRKMLCSRPSERLTAHEVLCHPWICENGVAPDRALDPAVLSRLKQFSAMNKLKKMALRVIAESLSEEEIAGLREMFQAMDTDNSGAITFDELKAGLRRYGSTLKDTEIRDLMEAADVDNSGTIDYGEFIAATIHLNKLEREEHLIAAFRYFDKDGSGYITVDELQQACIEHNMTDVFLEDIIREVDQDNDGRIDYGEFAAMMQGNAGIGRRTMRNSLNLSMRDAPGV, from the exons ATGGGCAACACATGCCGTGGATCTTTGAGAGGAAAATATTTTCAGGGCTTCAGCCAGCCCGAAGACCCCTCCAGGCGCAGCAATCCTTCTGACCCCTCCGACTCAGAGCACCTCCCCAAGCAGAATCCCAATTCAgcagacaacaacaacaacagcaacaacaacaacaacatcaacatcaacaacaacaagagAAATCTACCCTTCAAGAAGGACACCATCATGCGCAGAGGCCCCGACAACCAAGCTTATTATGTCCTGGGTCATAAGACTCACAACATTCGTGATCTCTACACTCttggccgcaaactgggtcagggCCAATTTGGCACCACTTATTTATGCACCGAGAATTCCACCAACATCGAATACGCATGTAAATCCATCTCCAAGAGGAAGTTGATTTCCAAGGAGGACGTGGAAGACGTTAGGAGAGAAATTCAAATAATGCACCATTTAGCTGGTCACAAGAACATCGTCACCATCAAGGGTGCTTATGAGGATCCTCTCTACGTCCATATTGTCATGGAGCTTTGTTCTGGGGGTGAGTTGTTTGATCGCATCATCCAAAGGGGCCACTACACCGAGAGGAAGGCTGCTGAGTTGACCAAAATCATTGTTGGAGTTGTTGAGACTTGCCATTCCCTCGGGGTTATGCATAGAGATCTTAAGCCTGAAAACTTCTTGTTGGTTAATAAGGATGATGATTTCTCTCTTAAAGCAATTGACTTTGGCCTCTCTGTTTTCTTCAAACCAG GTCAAGTATTCACTGACGTGGTTGGCAGTCCGTACTATGTTGCTCCTGAGGTTCTCCTCAAGCATTATGGCCCCGAAGCAGATGTGTGGACAGCGGGCGTCATTCTATACATACTACTTAGTGGAGTGCCGCCGTTTTGGGCAG AAACCCAGCAGGGTATATTTGATGCTGTTTTGAAGGGGCATATAGATTTCGACTCTGATCCATGGCCTTTAATTTCTGATAGTGCTAAAGATCTGATTAGAAAGATGCTGTGTTCTCGGCCTTCAGAACGGTTGACAGCTCATGAAGTGTTAT GTCATCCATGGATATGTGAAAATGGAGTTGCCCCTGACAGAGCATTGGACCCTGCTGTTCTTTCCCGCCTTAAACAGTTCTCTGCAATGAACAAACTAAAGAAGATGGCTTTGCGG GTAATTGCTGAAAGTTTGTCCGAAGAGGAGATTGCTGGTTTGAGAGAGATGTTTCAAGCTATGGATACTGATAACAGTGGTGCAATTACTTTTGATGAGCTTAAAGCTGGTCTAAGAAGATATGGGTCAACCCTTAAGGATACAGAAATACGTGATCTTATGGAGGCG GCTGATGTGGACAATAGTGGGACTATAGATTATGGAGAGTTTATCGCTGCAACAATTCATCTCAACAAGCTAGAGCGCGAGGAACATCTCATTGCAGCATTTCGATATTTTGACAAGGATGGGAGTGGCTATATTACAGTTGACGAACTTCAACAAGCTTGTATAGAACATAACATGACTGATGTTTTTCTTGAAGATATTATTAGGGAAGTTGATCAAGATAAT GATGGAAGGATTGATTATGGTGAATTTGCTGCCATGATGCAAGGCAATGCTGGAATTGGAAGGAGGACTATGCGCAACAGCCTGAATTTAAGCATGAGAGATGCACCAGGTGTCTGA
- the LOC107631945 gene encoding calcium-dependent protein kinase 4 isoform X2 translates to MGNTCRGSLRGKYFQGFSQPEDPSRRSNPSDPSDSEHLPKQNPNSADNNNNSNNNNNININNNKRNLPFKKDTIMRRGPDNQAYYVLGHKTHNIRDLYTLGRKLGQGQFGTTYLCTENSTNIEYACKSISKRKLISKEDVEDVRREIQIMHHLAGHKNIVTIKGAYEDPLYVHIVMELCSGGELFDRIIQRGHYTERKAAELTKIIVGVVETCHSLGVMHRDLKPENFLLVNKDDDFSLKAIDFGLSVFFKPGQVFTDVVGSPYYVAPEVLLKHYGPEADVWTAGVILYILLSGVPPFWAGHPWICENGVAPDRALDPAVLSRLKQFSAMNKLKKMALRVIAESLSEEEIAGLREMFQAMDTDNSGAITFDELKAGLRRYGSTLKDTEIRDLMEAADVDNSGTIDYGEFIAATIHLNKLEREEHLIAAFRYFDKDGSGYITVDELQQACIEHNMTDVFLEDIIREVDQDNDGRIDYGEFAAMMQGNAGIGRRTMRNSLNLSMRDAPGV, encoded by the exons ATGGGCAACACATGCCGTGGATCTTTGAGAGGAAAATATTTTCAGGGCTTCAGCCAGCCCGAAGACCCCTCCAGGCGCAGCAATCCTTCTGACCCCTCCGACTCAGAGCACCTCCCCAAGCAGAATCCCAATTCAgcagacaacaacaacaacagcaacaacaacaacaacatcaacatcaacaacaacaagagAAATCTACCCTTCAAGAAGGACACCATCATGCGCAGAGGCCCCGACAACCAAGCTTATTATGTCCTGGGTCATAAGACTCACAACATTCGTGATCTCTACACTCttggccgcaaactgggtcagggCCAATTTGGCACCACTTATTTATGCACCGAGAATTCCACCAACATCGAATACGCATGTAAATCCATCTCCAAGAGGAAGTTGATTTCCAAGGAGGACGTGGAAGACGTTAGGAGAGAAATTCAAATAATGCACCATTTAGCTGGTCACAAGAACATCGTCACCATCAAGGGTGCTTATGAGGATCCTCTCTACGTCCATATTGTCATGGAGCTTTGTTCTGGGGGTGAGTTGTTTGATCGCATCATCCAAAGGGGCCACTACACCGAGAGGAAGGCTGCTGAGTTGACCAAAATCATTGTTGGAGTTGTTGAGACTTGCCATTCCCTCGGGGTTATGCATAGAGATCTTAAGCCTGAAAACTTCTTGTTGGTTAATAAGGATGATGATTTCTCTCTTAAAGCAATTGACTTTGGCCTCTCTGTTTTCTTCAAACCAG GTCAAGTATTCACTGACGTGGTTGGCAGTCCGTACTATGTTGCTCCTGAGGTTCTCCTCAAGCATTATGGCCCCGAAGCAGATGTGTGGACAGCGGGCGTCATTCTATACATACTACTTAGTGGAGTGCCGCCGTTTTGGGCAG GTCATCCATGGATATGTGAAAATGGAGTTGCCCCTGACAGAGCATTGGACCCTGCTGTTCTTTCCCGCCTTAAACAGTTCTCTGCAATGAACAAACTAAAGAAGATGGCTTTGCGG GTAATTGCTGAAAGTTTGTCCGAAGAGGAGATTGCTGGTTTGAGAGAGATGTTTCAAGCTATGGATACTGATAACAGTGGTGCAATTACTTTTGATGAGCTTAAAGCTGGTCTAAGAAGATATGGGTCAACCCTTAAGGATACAGAAATACGTGATCTTATGGAGGCG GCTGATGTGGACAATAGTGGGACTATAGATTATGGAGAGTTTATCGCTGCAACAATTCATCTCAACAAGCTAGAGCGCGAGGAACATCTCATTGCAGCATTTCGATATTTTGACAAGGATGGGAGTGGCTATATTACAGTTGACGAACTTCAACAAGCTTGTATAGAACATAACATGACTGATGTTTTTCTTGAAGATATTATTAGGGAAGTTGATCAAGATAAT GATGGAAGGATTGATTATGGTGAATTTGCTGCCATGATGCAAGGCAATGCTGGAATTGGAAGGAGGACTATGCGCAACAGCCTGAATTTAAGCATGAGAGATGCACCAGGTGTCTGA
- the LOC107631944 gene encoding uncharacterized protein LOC107631944, giving the protein MSFKASLPVSQTKCKLFHEGSGSIRRRLSSMSLRIQPSGPAVASSWSLPRSKSLLSVGDYAGTSIRKWWEWGWAWILSRKPVFARDLEMNKQETQILGSHDRGTWRHVLYKLRSEIRRLVASVSDPVGLPQSDRSHHRHSVATASPTTQSS; this is encoded by the coding sequence ATGAGCTTCAAAGCGTCGCTTCCAGTGTCGCAGACAAAGTGTAAACTCTTCCATGAAGGATCAGGATCAATTCGCAGACGCCTCTCATCCATGTCACTGAGGATCCAACCCAGCGGCCCAGCTGTTGCATCGTCTTGGTCACTCCCCAGATCCAAGTCGCTCTTGTCGGTGGGTGACTATGCAGGCACCTCCATCAGGAAATGGTGGGAGTGGGGATGGGCTTGGATCCTATCCAGGAAGCCCGTCTTCGCCAGAGATCTTGAGATGAACAAGCAAGAAACCCAGATCCTTGGCTCCCACGATAGGGGCACTTGGAGGCACGTTCTCTATAAGCTCCGCTCTGAGATCCGAAGGCTCGTCGCTTCTGTTTCTGATCCCGTAGGCCTTCCTCAATCTGACAGGTCCCATCATCGTCATTCTGTTGCAACTGCAAGCCCCACAACTCAATCTTCGTAG